The following coding sequences lie in one Sesamum indicum cultivar Zhongzhi No. 13 linkage group LG9, S_indicum_v1.0, whole genome shotgun sequence genomic window:
- the LOC105170865 gene encoding LOW QUALITY PROTEIN: protein NRT1/ PTR FAMILY 2.7-like (The sequence of the model RefSeq protein was modified relative to this genomic sequence to represent the inferred CDS: inserted 2 bases in 1 codon; deleted 1 base in 1 codon): protein MAALHAGGITSASGDGEAPPPPTAGRRRSGWITTPFIIASVAGLTLAGGGWMNNLIVFLIQEFNIKSINAAQINNVAFGCSNFFXVLAAILADSFLGCFSVIWISSLVSFLGLILLELTVTVDGLRPPDCETGSSFCASPSRIQYAILFVALALVSMGLGGTRFTLTTIGANQFDRLKHQTTYFNLYFFTLYVSSFISATGIVYVKDNLSWAWGYGICIAGNVMGSAVFLAGSRFYYHYKPQESPFTSLARVVVACVRKRNAGISSERADYYVEMLMELKETLKRILNRAALKTEGDVLPNGSISKPWKLCTVQQVEDLKTLIRILPLWSSSILVSTPIGIQGSLTVLQALTTHRHLSHRFQIPAGSMIVFTLISTAISLTLFDHFLWPMWNRVAGKNPTSLQQIGIGHAFNIASMAVSAIVESKRWAAATAHHLQGGPMSVLWLVPQLVIVGIGEAFHFAGQVALYYQEFPTCLKSMATAMVAMQIGVAYYLSTAVVDFVRRVTEWLPDDIDDGRVDNVHWLLVVIGVLNFGYYLVCSWLYKYKNVHHQGVSVS from the exons ATGGCTGCTTTGCATGCTGGTGGAATCACTTCAGCCTCCGGCGATGGAGAAGCACCGCCACCACCCACCGCAGGCCGGCGACGAAGCGGCTGGATCACCACTCCATTCATCATAG CAAGTGTCGCCGGACTGACACTCGCTGGAGGCGGGTGGATGAACAATCTTATAGTGTTCTTGATCCAAGAATTCAACATCAAGAGCATCAATGCTGCCCAAATCAACAATGTTGCCTTTGGCTGCTCCAACTTTTT CGTCTTAGCTGCCATTCTTGCTGATTCATTCCTGGGCTGTTTCTCCGTCATCTGGATCTCATCTCTCGTCTCTTTTCTG GGCCTAATTCTTCTGGAGCTAACTGTGACCGTTGATGGCTTGAGGCCTCCTGATTGTGAAACTGGCTCAAGTTTTTGTGCCAGCCCATCAAGAATCCAATACGCGATTTTGTTTGTAGCTTTGGCTCTTGTCTCCATGGGGCTAGGCGGCACACGCTTCACCCTAACAACAATCGGAGCCAACCAGTTCGATAGACTCAAGCACCAGACCACTTATTTTAATCTGTACTTCTTCACCTTGtatgtttcttcttttatcTCCGCCACAGGCATTGTGTATGTCAAAGACAATTTGAGCTGGGCTTGGGGCTACGGTATATGCATAGCTGGAAACGTGATGGGATCAGCCGTATTCTTGGCTGGGAGTCGGTTTTACTATCACTACAAGCCACAGGAGAGTCCATTTACGAGCTTGGCACGTGTGGTTGTTGCCTGTGTTAGGAAAAGGAACGCTGGGATCTCGTCTGAAAGAGCAGATTATTATGTGGAGATGCTGATGGAGTTAAAGGAGACGTTGAAGAG GATACTGAATCGAGCAGCACTCAAGACTGAAGGAGACGTCCTGCCGAACGGCTCGATTtcaaaaccgtgg aaactaTGCACTGTCCAACAAGTAGAAGACCTCAAAACTCTTATCAGAATCCTCCCATTATGGTCAAGCAGCATTCTCGTATCCACCCCAATTGGAATTCAAGGCAGCCTCACAGTTCTCCAAGCTCTAACCACCCACCGCCACCTCAGCCACCGTTTCCAAATCCCAGCAGGCTCCATGATCGTCTTCACATTGATCTCCACTGCAATTTCCCTCACTCTATTTGATCACTTTCTTTGGCCCATGTGGAATAGAGTGGCAGGCAAGAACCCTACATCGTTGCAGCAAATAGGCATCGGCCACGCGTTCAACATCGCCAGCATGGCGGTTTCAGCCATCGTCGAGTCGAAAAGGTGGGCTGCTGCCACAGCCCACCACCTCCAAGGTGGGCCGATGTCAGTGTTGTGGTTGGTTCCGCAACTGGTAATTGTAGGTATCGGAGAGGCATTTCATTTTGCGGGGCAAGTGGCACTGTACTATCAAGAGTTTCCGACTTGTCTGAAGAGCATGGCCACTGCTATGGTGGCAATGCAGATTGGTGTGGCCTATTACTTGAGCACTGCTGTGGTTGACTTTGTTAGAAGAGTGACAGAGTGGTTGCCTGATGATATTGATGACGGGAGGGTAGACAATGTGCATTGGTTGCTGGTGGTGATTGGGGTTCTCAACTTTGGTTATTATCTGGTGTGTTCTTGGTtgtataagtacaaaaatgtTCATCATCAGGGTGTTTCTGTGTCATGA